Proteins encoded together in one Bos indicus isolate NIAB-ARS_2022 breed Sahiwal x Tharparkar chromosome 3, NIAB-ARS_B.indTharparkar_mat_pri_1.0, whole genome shotgun sequence window:
- the CRCT1 gene encoding cysteine-rich C-terminal protein 1, translated as MSSQQSAKGSPRGSSQGPTPCPAPCPAPEPDTSSCSSGCCGNGCCGNGCCGNGCCGSSGDSGCCGDCGCGDCGCGGSSSVGCCCFPRRRRRQGRRGCGCCGGSSQRSQYSSSSGCCGC; from the coding sequence ATGTCCTCTCAGCAGAGCGCCAAAGGCTCTCCCAGGGGCTCTTCGCAGGGCCCCACCCCTTGTCCCGCCCCTTGCCCCGCCCCGGAGCCCGACACCTCCTCCTGCAGCTCTGGGTGCTGCGGCAACGGCTGCTGCGGCAACGGCTGCTGCGGCAACGGCTGCTGCGGCTCCAGCGGGGACTCCGGCTGCTGCGGCGACTGTGGCTGCGGCGACTGTGGCTGCGGCGGCTCCAGCTCCGTCGGTTGCTGCTGCTTCCCCAGGAGGCGCCGCCGGCAGGGTAGACGCGGCTGCGGCTGCTGCGGAGGCAGCAGCCAGAGGTCCCAGTACTCCAGCTCCTCCGGCTGCTGCGGATGCTGA
- the LOC109556743 gene encoding late cornified envelope protein 5A-like, whose product MSCQQNQQQCQPPPKCPPKCPPKCTPKCPPKCPAPCPPPASSCCAPSSEGCCSSGGGGCCLSHHKLRRSLRRRHQSSGCCGSGGGQHSRDSGCCSGGSSCCSGGCC is encoded by the coding sequence ATGTCCTGCCAGCAAAACCAGCAGCAGTGCCAGCCCCCACCCAAGTGTCCCCCTAAATGCCCACCCAAGTGTACTCCTAAGTGTCCTCCCAAGTGCCCAGCCCCATGTCCCCCTCCAGCGTCTTCCTGCTGTGCCCCCAGCTCTGAGGGCTGCTGCAGCTCTGGGGGTGGAGGCTGCTGCCTGAGCCACCACAAGCTTCGCAGATCTCTTCGACGCCGACACCAGAGCTCTGGCTGCTGTGGCAGTGGCGGTGGCCAGCACTCTAGGGACTCTGGCTGCTGCTCTGGGGGCTCCAGCTGCTGCTCTGGGGGCTGCTGCtga